The Streptomyces cynarae genome contains a region encoding:
- a CDS encoding ABC transporter permease: protein MSATTLTAPAAPVSEGRIGLRANLRHIGALVRRNLLWIRQDPESMFDAILFPVIFCLLFVFVFGGAIAGTHNRHAYVNYVVPGLMAMMGMNIAQGVGTGFNEDFHKGVMDRFRSLPISRASVLVAKITVELGRMLFATAVLLTVGFMLGLSVSNVPGLFAAIGLSVLFGFGIMWIFLTLGVVLKSAQAVQGMGFLVLMPLQFGSSIFAPTSTMPGWLQAFTDYNPLSTLADAARGLMNGGPVAHSVLMTLAWSAVLTLVMAPIAIRKFNNKS, encoded by the coding sequence ATGAGCGCCACCACGTTGACCGCACCCGCCGCCCCGGTCTCCGAAGGCCGTATCGGACTGCGCGCCAACCTGCGTCACATCGGCGCGCTGGTCCGCCGCAATCTGTTGTGGATCCGGCAGGACCCGGAGTCGATGTTCGACGCGATCCTGTTCCCGGTCATCTTCTGCCTGCTGTTCGTGTTCGTCTTCGGCGGCGCGATCGCGGGCACCCACAACCGGCACGCGTACGTCAACTACGTGGTCCCGGGCCTGATGGCGATGATGGGCATGAACATCGCACAGGGCGTGGGCACCGGGTTCAACGAGGACTTCCACAAGGGCGTGATGGACCGCTTCCGGTCCCTGCCGATCAGCCGCGCCTCCGTCCTGGTCGCGAAGATCACGGTGGAGCTCGGGCGGATGCTGTTCGCCACTGCGGTTCTGCTCACGGTGGGCTTCATGCTCGGACTGTCGGTGTCGAACGTCCCGGGCCTGTTCGCGGCGATCGGCCTGTCGGTGCTCTTCGGGTTCGGGATCATGTGGATCTTCCTGACCCTGGGCGTGGTGCTGAAGAGCGCCCAGGCCGTCCAAGGGATGGGGTTTCTCGTGCTGATGCCGCTGCAGTTCGGTTCGTCGATCTTCGCCCCGACCAGCACCATGCCGGGCTGGCTGCAGGCGTTCACCGACTACAACCCGCTGTCGACGCTCGCGGACGCCGCGCGGGGTCTGATGAACGGGGGTCCGGTCGCCCACAGCGTGCTGATGACCCTCGCCTGGTCGGCCGTCCTCACGCTGGTCATGGCGCCGATCGCCATCCGCAAGTTCAACAACAAGAGCTGA
- a CDS encoding site-2 protease family protein — translation MTTAAARRSDRRISPVFIGILAVTAVTGWATWSGFAEQPGVAVFLFVTAAWVVSLCLHEYAHARTALHSGDISVGAKGYLTLNPLKYTHALLSIVLPVVFVIMGGIGLPGGAVFIERGRIRGRWRHSLISAAGPLTNVVFAALLTAPFWLGALDGVPRDFRFALAFLALLEVSATILNFLPVPGLDGYGILEPWLPYSVRRQVEPFAPFGLLFVFALLWVPSVNSAFFDVIDTILNALGIGDFDRYCGQELYRFWQGTNEFCSVSP, via the coding sequence ATGACCACCGCCGCCGCCCGGCGCAGTGACCGCAGGATCAGTCCCGTGTTCATCGGGATTCTGGCCGTGACGGCGGTCACCGGCTGGGCCACCTGGAGCGGGTTCGCCGAGCAGCCCGGCGTAGCCGTGTTCCTGTTCGTGACGGCCGCCTGGGTGGTCTCCCTGTGCCTGCACGAGTACGCGCACGCCCGCACCGCCCTGCACAGCGGCGACATCTCGGTCGGCGCGAAGGGCTACCTCACGCTGAACCCGCTGAAGTACACGCACGCCCTGCTGAGCATCGTGCTGCCGGTGGTCTTCGTGATCATGGGCGGGATCGGTCTGCCGGGCGGCGCGGTGTTCATCGAGCGGGGCCGTATCCGGGGCCGCTGGCGGCACAGCCTGATCTCGGCCGCGGGCCCGCTGACGAACGTGGTGTTCGCGGCGCTCCTGACGGCCCCGTTCTGGCTGGGTGCGCTGGACGGGGTGCCGCGGGACTTCCGGTTCGCCCTCGCCTTCCTCGCCCTGCTGGAGGTCTCGGCGACGATCCTGAACTTCCTGCCGGTGCCCGGCCTGGACGGCTACGGCATTCTGGAGCCCTGGCTGCCGTACAGCGTCCGGCGCCAGGTGGAGCCGTTCGCGCCGTTCGGCCTGCTGTTCGTGTTCGCGCTGCTGTGGGTGCCGTCGGTCAACAGCGCGTTCTTCGACGTGATCGACACCATCCTGAACGCCCTGGGCATCGGCGACTTCGACCGGTACTGCGGTCAGGAGCTGTACCGCTTCTGGCAGGGCACCAACGAGTTCTGCTCGGTCAGCCCGTGA
- the npdG gene encoding NADPH-dependent F420 reductase → MTSTDSAPKAPAKDPWDLPDVSGHVVGVLGGTGPQGKGLAYRLARAGQKVIIGSRAAERAQNAAREIGHGIEGADNAETARRSDIVIVAVPWEGHGPLLESLREELAGKLVVDCVNPLGFDKKGAYALKPEEGSAAEQAAALLPESRVTAAFHHLSAVLLEDPEVEQIDTDVMVLGEERADVEIVQALAGRIPGMRGIFAGRLRNAHQVESLVANLISVNRRYKAHAGLRITDV, encoded by the coding sequence ATGACCTCTACCGACAGTGCACCCAAGGCCCCCGCCAAGGACCCCTGGGACCTCCCCGACGTCTCCGGACACGTCGTCGGCGTGCTCGGCGGCACCGGGCCGCAGGGCAAGGGCCTCGCCTACCGGCTCGCCCGGGCCGGCCAGAAGGTGATCATCGGCTCCCGTGCCGCGGAGCGCGCGCAGAACGCCGCCCGGGAGATCGGCCACGGCATCGAGGGGGCCGACAACGCCGAGACCGCGCGGCGCAGCGACATCGTGATCGTCGCCGTGCCCTGGGAGGGCCACGGCCCGCTGCTCGAGTCGCTGCGCGAGGAGCTGGCCGGCAAGCTCGTCGTCGACTGTGTCAACCCGCTCGGCTTCGACAAGAAGGGCGCCTACGCGCTGAAGCCGGAGGAGGGCAGCGCCGCCGAGCAGGCCGCCGCTCTGCTGCCCGAGTCGCGGGTCACCGCCGCCTTCCACCACCTGTCCGCCGTCCTCCTGGAGGACCCGGAGGTCGAGCAGATCGACACGGACGTCATGGTCCTCGGTGAGGAGCGGGCCGATGTGGAGATCGTGCAGGCGCTGGCCGGACGCATCCCCGGCATGCGCGGCATCTTCGCCGGCCGGCTGCGCAACGCCCACCAGGTGGAGTCGCTGGTGGCGAACCTGATCTCCGTCAACCGGCGGTACAAGGCACACGCCGGTCTCCGGATCACGGACGTGTGA